CACGGCTCGACTCGGAGAAAAAAATCGAGCTGGATCCGGATTTGCATATGGATATCGGGTGAATGATGAATGTTGAAAGTGGAAGGTGGAAAGTGGAAGGTGGAATGGTGAAGAGTGAAGGGTGAAGAGTGAAGAGTGAAGGTTGAAAGTGGAAAGTGGAATGGTGAAGAGTGAAGGGTGAAGAGTGAAGAGTGAAGGTTGAAAGTGGAAAGTGGAATGGTGAAGGTAGAAAGTGTTTGTTCATGTGACATGAGACATAAGAGAATTCAGAACAATGAAAAATGACCTGTTGTTGAGGGCGGCGCGGCGCGAGAGTGTGGAGCGCACGCCCGTGTGGATGATGCGTCAGGCGGGGCGGTACCTGCCCGAGTATCGCGCGGTGCGCGCGAAGACCGATTTCCTGACGCTGTGCAAGACACCCGCACTGGCCGCGGAAGTAACCATACAGCCGGTCGATCTGGTGGGTGTGGACGCCGCGATCATTTTTTCCGACATACTCGTGGTGCCCGAAGCCATGGGCATGCACCTCGTGGTGGAGGAGGGAAAGGGCGGTCCGCGTTTCCCCGAACCGCTGCGCTCGCGCGCCGATGTTGATGCTCTGCGCGGCGACGGCGCCGCCGAGCGGCTGCGCTATGTGTACGACGCGCTGGCGCTGACCAAACGATTACTCGACGGCCGTGTACCGCTCATTGGTTTTGCCGGCGCGCCGTGGACTCTGGCCGCGTACGCCGTCGAAGGCAAGGGCAGCAAGGATTTCCTCGCGGCAAAACGCTGGATGTACGACGATCCCTCGACGCTGCTGGCACTGCTCGATGCACTCACCGATGTGCTCATCGACTACCTCGTGCTGCAGACGCAGCACGGCGCCGACGTTGTGCAGATCTTCGACACCTGGGCGGGGCTGCTCACCAAAAAGGAATTCCTCGCCTTCTCCCTTCCGAGCATCTCACGTATCGTGACCGAGGTCAAACGCCGCACCAACGTTCCCGTCATAGTGTTCGCGCGCGGCGCCAACACCTGTCTCGACGAGATCGCCGACTGCGGATGTGATGTGGTCGGACTCGACTGGACCGTCGACATCGGCGAGGCGCGCGAGCGTATCGGCGACCGTGTCGCGCTGCAGGGCAATCTCGATCCGGCCATACTTCACTCCACACCAGAAACCATCACCCGTGAGGCCGAGGCCGTTCTCTCGTCCTTCGGGCCACATCCAGGGCACATCTTTAATCTCGGCCACGGCATACATCCCGACGTGCCGCCCGCACATGCGCGCGCCCTGATCGAGGCGGTGCGCCGAGGAACGAGGAGATAGGAGAGAGGATCTAGAAACTAGGAGATGGGAATCAGGATCTAGGAGCGCATGGCTGGAGGAAAAATATGGGCCGTCCCCCGTCCCTCGTCCCCCGCCCTCGTCTCCTGCGAAGAGATTATCCAGAAAGAATACTATGAAACGCCAATTCGCCCACATCGACACAGAGCTGCTGAAAAAATATTCGCGGCCCGGACCGCGGTACACGAGTTATCCGACGGCGAATCTGTTCACATCCGACTTCGGGAGTGCCGAGTACATCGCCGAGATCGAGCGCAGCAACGCGGCCTCCGATGCGCCGCCGCTCTCGCTCTACTTCCACATCCCGTTCTGCGACACGCTCTGTTATTTCTGCGGTTGCAACATGCTGGTGACACGCGATCGCGCGAAGATCAATCACTACGTGCAGCAGATGAAGCGCGAGCTGCGGCTGCTGCGTCCGAAAATCGCGGAGCACCGGCGTGTGGCGCAGATCGCCTGGGGCGGAGGCACGCCGACATATCTGCAGCCCGACGAGATACGCGATCTTGCGGGGGTGACACGCGACCTGTTCCCGATCGACGACAACGTCGAGGCGGGTGTGGAGATCGATCCGCGCGACATGACACGTGATCATCTCGTGGCCTTGAAGGAGGGCGGATTCAACCGCATCTCCATGGGGGTGCAGGATTTCGATCCGCGCGTGCAGCAGGCTGTCAATCGTATACAACCCGAAGACCTGACGCGGCGCGTGCTCGATTGGGCGCGTGAACTCGGCTTCGGCAGCGTCAATCTCGATCTCATCTACGGCCTGCCGCATCAGACCCTTTCGACCTTCGAACACACGCTCGACCGTGTCATCGACATCAATCCCGACCGCCTCGCCATCTTCAACTACGCGCATGTGCCGTGGATGAAAAAACACATGTCGCTGATCCGGCCCGAGGATCTTCCGTCGCCCGAGGAGAAGCTGCGCATCCTTGTTGCGACCATCGAGAAGCTGAACGACGCCGGCTATGTGTACGTGGGCATGGACCATTTCGCAAAACCCGACAACGAACTCGCGGTGGCGCAGCGCGACGGCACGCTGTACAGGAATTTCCAGGGATACACCACACACGCGGGCGCCGACATCTACGGCTTCGGCGCAACGAGCATCAGCCAGTTCCACCGGATCTACGCGCAGAACGTAAAAACTCTCGGCGAGTATTACGCCGCGCTCGATCGCGGCGAGGCCGCGACACACGCCGGATATCTGCTCTCCGACGACGACATACTGCGGCGCGACGTCATCATGCGCCTGATGTGCTCGTTCCAGCTCGACATGCTCGCCGTCGGGGAAGAATACGG
This portion of the Ignavibacteriota bacterium genome encodes:
- a CDS encoding uroporphyrinogen decarboxylase; the encoded protein is MKNDLLLRAARRESVERTPVWMMRQAGRYLPEYRAVRAKTDFLTLCKTPALAAEVTIQPVDLVGVDAAIIFSDILVVPEAMGMHLVVEEGKGGPRFPEPLRSRADVDALRGDGAAERLRYVYDALALTKRLLDGRVPLIGFAGAPWTLAAYAVEGKGSKDFLAAKRWMYDDPSTLLALLDALTDVLIDYLVLQTQHGADVVQIFDTWAGLLTKKEFLAFSLPSISRIVTEVKRRTNVPVIVFARGANTCLDEIADCGCDVVGLDWTVDIGEARERIGDRVALQGNLDPAILHSTPETITREAEAVLSSFGPHPGHIFNLGHGIHPDVPPAHARALIEAVRRGTRR
- the hemN gene encoding oxygen-independent coproporphyrinogen III oxidase, producing the protein MKRQFAHIDTELLKKYSRPGPRYTSYPTANLFTSDFGSAEYIAEIERSNAASDAPPLSLYFHIPFCDTLCYFCGCNMLVTRDRAKINHYVQQMKRELRLLRPKIAEHRRVAQIAWGGGTPTYLQPDEIRDLAGVTRDLFPIDDNVEAGVEIDPRDMTRDHLVALKEGGFNRISMGVQDFDPRVQQAVNRIQPEDLTRRVLDWARELGFGSVNLDLIYGLPHQTLSTFEHTLDRVIDINPDRLAIFNYAHVPWMKKHMSLIRPEDLPSPEEKLRILVATIEKLNDAGYVYVGMDHFAKPDNELAVAQRDGTLYRNFQGYTTHAGADIYGFGATSISQFHRIYAQNVKTLGEYYAALDRGEAATHAGYLLSDDDILRRDVIMRLMCSFQLDMLAVGEEYGIDFSATFADALAALDEFQKDGLVDVSDGRITVRDMGILVIRNIAMVFDAHLQESAQKPVFSKTI